In Pseudemcibacter aquimaris, the sequence AACCCTTGATTATGACCGTAACCGCAGCCGCGCCTTACGCGGTCAGGCGCAGGATTACCTGCTTTCTGTGGCGGATATGGATGCGCTTGTGCCTGTACTTGATGGTGATAAACCGCTTGTGATTGAAATGGGATCAGAAGCCGAAATTCGCGGCGCCATTCAGCTTAAAAATGATTATGATATTAATATCGTTATCCAGGGCGGCCAGGAAGCATGGAAAGTGGCCGCAGAACTTGCGGAAGCCGAAATTCCGGTGATCATTCATCCGGAACATAATACAAATGGCAATGTTACAATGGCCGGGTCAACATTTTCCAATGCGAAAAGACTTCATGAAGCGGGTGTGACCTTCGCGATTTATAGCGGTAACGGCAGCCTTTATTACGGGCATCATGTGTTGCAATTTGCCGGAATGGCGGTTGCGCATGGTCTTGATTATGATGCGGCCATTCAGGCGATTACCCTAAATCCAGCGGTAATTTTCGGATTTGATGATATTGCCGGATCGATTGAAGAAGGAAAATCAGCCGATATTGTCGTTTGGGATGGCGACCCGCTTGAGGTTACATCAAACACAGATCACGTGATTGTACGCGGCGTAGAATATGAACTCGTTTCCCGCCGAACCATGTTGCGCGACAGATATCTGAACCTTGACCGTGGTGATCATTTCGGTAAACGTTACCAAGGTCAGTAGAATGTTGAGTGGGCGGGGCGTTTGAATGCGCTTCGCTCTTTTATTATTTAGGACTGGATTCCCGCCTCCGCGGGAATGACGATTAAGGGGGTAATGATGTTTAGTAAAGAAGAAATTCTATTGATCAAAGGTTGCTTAAATGAAGCAGTTAATGGTGAATATTTTGATGATGAAGAATTTCAAACCATTTTTGGTTTTTATCGTGATGAAATTAACGATTATATGAATAATTGGAGTGGGGAATATTTCGATGCTCGTGACCTGACTTTCATAAGAGTTACGTTAAATCAGTTGTTAGGTTATCCTCACGGTAAAAAAGATACTCTTGAAAAAAATCTAAATTGTAAAATATCGATAATTCATGAGCTTAAGGAAAAGGTTTCTCAGTTGCATGATCCTGGCTTCATATACCGTTGATTTTGAAAAATAATAAAATTAATTATACTCGTCATTCCCGCGAAGGCGGGAATCTAGTCCTAGAAAAGTTACTCCCTTATGACCAAAAGACCGTTTGTTTATATATTGGCATCAAAACGAAATGGAACGCTTTATATCGGTGTGACTTCGAACCTCGTAAAACGTATATATGAACATAGGGAAGGGTTACTCGATGGATTTAGCAAAGAAACTTCCACAAAAATGCTCGTTTATTATGAAGAGCATGACACAATGGAAAATGCGATACTGCGGGAAAAGCTCCTTAAGAAATGGAATAGGTTGTGGTAGCTAAGAATAATCGAGGAGATGAACCCTAATTGGGAAGATTTATACTATCAGATAAGGGATTAATTTACTGGTACTGGATTCCCGCCTTCGCGGGAATGACGAGATAAATTTAAAGATATTTATGAGTGTTCCCAGGGTCTTGCCGAAGCATTTAGGTCGCTTTCTTTTTTGCTTGGATAATATTCTTTTTTTTCACTTAGTTCATAAAATAATGTACCGTGAATTCCATTTACTTCGTGCTTATTTACTGGTTTTTCCCATATTTTTTCATGATCTTTGCCAAAGCTATCTTCACCTATTCTTTGGAAAACATCTTCAATAAATTCAATGTTTTGACCTTCACTCGGAAAAATCATGTAAAACGTCTCATCTTCTACAGAATAAATATCGTATGCTGTATTGTTAGCGCCATCTATGACTTGTATGTTTTTCATTTGATCCCCTGATTATTTCCTATGGCTTCGGATTTACGCTTGCGAGGTTTTCGTATTCGGCGTCGCGGATGGTGACTTTGTTGCCGACGACGCGGACGCGGCCTTCTGCGACTAGTCTTAAGGCTTGTGGATAGATGATATGTTCTTTTTCAAGGACACGTGCCGCCAATGTATCAGCCCCTTCGTCAGGATTTATCGCCACGACGGCTTGCGTGATGATTGGGCCGTCATCCAGTTCAGGGTTTACGAAATGAACTGTACATCCGGTGTATCTGACGCCGGCTTCAATCGCACGTTCATGGGTATGGAGGCCTTTGAAACTTGGTAAAAGTGACGGATGGATGTTAAGCATCCGGTTACGCCAGCGATTGACAAAACGCGCGTCAAGAATACGCATAAAGCCTGCAAGACAAATCAGCTTTGCGCCGCTTTCTTTAAGGGCTTCATGGATTTGATCATCATATTCTTCACGGCTGTCAAAGCCGCGGTGGTTAAGGACTTTTGTTGGGATGCCTGCTTTTTCAGCGCGTTCCAATCCCTTAACACCCGGGTTATTGGATATCACAAGGACGATACGCGCCGGAAAATCATCATCGGCGCAGGCATCAATCAATGCTTGAAGGTTTGTGCCGCTACCGGAAATGAGTACTGCTACATCAACCATTCAAATAAACCTCTTAATGTGCTGATTTCGCTGTCCATGCATCCGGGTAACCCCAGCTGCCGGCTGCGCCATTCACTGTTGTTGTTGGCTCATCACCATTTTTCGCACGCACTGTACCGATGTGATATACGGTTTCACCATTTTCTTCGAAAATTTTCTTGGCTTCATCCGCTTTATCCGCAGGAACGATCACCGCCATGCCTATGCCGCAGTTAAATGTTTTCGCCATTTCAAGTGGTGTGATGTTGCCAGTTGTACGTAACCATTCAAATACTGGTGGCAATGTCCAGCCGCTCGCGTCCACATCAACGGTGACCCCGTCTGGCAGGATACGCGGAATATTTTCAACGAAACCGCCACCCGTAATGTGGCTAAGTGCTTTAACGCAATCTTTTTCAAGCGCAGCAAGGCAGCTTTTTACATAAATTTTTGTTGGCTCAAGTAATGCTTCACCCATTGTTTTGCCGTCTTCAAAACTGCAAGGGGCATTATAATCAGCGCCGGATACTTCAACCAATTTACGCACAAGCGAGAAACCGTTTGAATGTACACCGCTTGACGCAAGGCCAAGCACAACGTCACCTTCGCCAACGCTTGACCCGTCAATGATCTGGTCACGTTCAACCGCACCAACACAGAAACCGGCAAGATCATAATCACCATCTGAATACATACCCGGCATTTCGGCAGTTTCACCGCCGATAAGGGCCGCGTTTGATTGGCGACATCCTTCTGCGATCCCTTCGATGATGGCTTTGCCAACTTCGATGGTCAGGTGGCCTGTGGCATAATAATCAAGGAAGAAGAGGGGCTCTGCACCCTGAACAATCAAATCGTTCACGCACATGGCAACGAGATCAATACCGACCGTGTCGTGTTTACCGCTTTCAATCGCGACTTTTAATTTTGTACCTACACCGTCTGTACCGGAAACAAGGATCGGGTCATTAAAGCCCGCGGCTTTAAGGTCAAATAACGCACCAAAACCACCAAGGCCAGCGTCACAACCAGAACGACGAGTGGAGGCCGCAGCCGGTTTAATCGCATCAACAAGGGCGTTACCCGCGTCAATATCAACGCCGGCATCTTTATAACTGTAGGATTTATCTTGATCAGACAATTTATGAACTTTCCAATTAATAAATATTAAGTACAGATATAAGCATTATGGCGGTAAAAGGCTATAAAAAATTATACTTTTAAGAAAATCATTTTGTTAAACGAAACTGTAATAATTCATTTCTATTATCCTTGCCATACTCGTGCCTTGATGCCATATTAAAGTCATATCACGATTAAAATTTATAGAGTAATTAAATTGAAGATTAATTCTTTTATAACAAATAGATATTCTATTTGGTTAATGTTATTGATTAGTATTGTTTTGGCCGTTCCACAATCGGTGATGGCGCAATTCGGCTATGATGATGTTGACCGTGAAGCGACAATCTACACAATTTATAATGTTGAGGTGGACGAGACAGCCCGAAATGTGACCACGGCACGGACGCGTGCGCTCACGAACGGGCAACGTATTGCATTCGATCGATTACTACGCAGAATTATCCTGACATCTGATAAAGAAAAGCTTGATCGTTTTTCCGATCAGGAAATTCAAGGATATGTCAGCGGCTTTGAAATTAATGATGAACGCCGTTCCGGTGTTAGATATCTTGCGTCCCTTGTGGTTCATTTTAATCGCGATATGGTCAATGAACTGCTTAGTAATCAGCAAATTGCCTACGCGGAAACATTAGGCCGCGAGGTAAGCGTTCTTCCGGTTTTTTCGGAAAGCGGTACATTAAGACTTTGGGAAAAAGACAACCTCTGGCGCGAGGCATGGCAAAATTATGATGTCATCAATAACCTTGTTCCCATTGAAACGCCGGTACCATCCTTAAAAAACAGGTTATACATCAGCGCATTACAGGCAAAAAATAACGAACAAAAAAGCATTCAGACATATATTGAGGAAAATACCCTCAATGAATTGATTGTGGCTGTGGCGACGCTTCGTAAGTTTAATGCGACCAATGAAATCGGGCTTGATATCGACTTGATGCGTAATAGTCCGGTTACGGATGACGATGAAAAGGGAGGCGGTGAAATTGCCCGTCTTTCGGTTAAGTTACCGAAATTCAATGAAAATGGCGAAGATAATATGACCGCGCTTTATGACGCAGGGGTTGATGCGGTAACGGCGTGGGTTGATGATCTTTGGAAAATGCAAGTGCTAGTGAATTATGGAATTTCATCCAAAATTGCTGTGCATGGCGTGTTTGATAATATGGATGATTGGCTAATTTTACAAAAGCAGCTTGGCCGCGTGAATCTAGTTCAGAATGTTGATCTTAAAAACATCAACATTGATGAAGTATCTCTTGAAATTGAATATTCGGGTGAGCCGGAACAGCTTGTGATATCTCTTGCGCAGCAAGGCGTAAGTCTTTCCCAAAATGATGATAACCAAATCTGGGAAATTGGTCTTACCAATGTCGCACGCAGTGGGAATGATGATTAATGACAGAGGCAGCAATAAAAAATCCCGAGCAATTGTTGCTCGAACTTCCTGTGAATGAAACATTCGCGGAAGAAGATTTTTTATTATCCCATTCCAATGAAGAAGCCGTTAAGTGGATTGATAACTGGCCGGATTGGCAAGGTAACCATTGTTTGATTATTTATGGGCCAAATGGATGCGGGAAAACGCACCTTTCGCACGTATGGCAAAAAATTTCCAATGCACAAATTCTAAAATTGCCGGATTTAAAAGGCAACCAATACACAAAATTTGAAAATTTCGTCTTTATTATCGAAGATGTGATGAATGACCTTGATCAGTTTGATGCGCAGGAAGATTTGTTGCATTTATATAATTGGGTCAAAGAGCAAGGTGGGTTTCTATTAATCACGGCGCGTAAACATCCGAAAAAATGGAATGTTGGGCTTGCGGATTTATCATCACGAATGATGGCGGCAGGTGCCGTAAAGATTAAACATCCGGATGATCATTTATTACAAGCGATTATAATTAAACAATTTTCCGATAGGCAGGTTGTTTTGACCGATAAGGTATTAAAATATATAATGAAAAATACAGAAAGATCATTTGCTGCAGTTCGTGAACTGGTCCGTAATATTGATCAGATTTCATTATCAGAACAAAAGAAAATAACAATTCCGGTCGTGAAGAGGGCCATAGGGGACAATATTGATGACGATTGAAGATTTTTCAATTCAGGAAAGACTGATTAACCGTGAGGTATCCTGGCTTGCGTTTAATAAACGCGTGATGGAACAGTCATCAAATAAAAACTATCCGTTACTAGAACGTCTGCGGTTCTTGTCGATTTCAGGTAATAACCTTGATGAATTTTATATGGTGCGTGTTGCGGGCCTTCGTGGCCTCGTGACAACGGGCAATAACGTTGTCAGTGATGATGGTCTGACGCCAAAAGAACAGCTAAAGAAAATCAATACACTTGCTGGTGAACTCGTTGATAAGCAACAACAGGAATACCGCGAGCTTATTGAAGAGCTTAGAAAAAATGAATTGAACCTGCTTGATATTGATGATGTTAAGCAAAAGGAAAAAGCGTGGCTTGAGAAATATTTCCTTGAAAATGTGTTTCCGATTTTAACGCCGCTTGCCATTGACCTTGCGCATCCGTTTCCGTTTTTGCCGAACCTTGGCTTTTCATTGATTGTTGATCTGCGCCGTAATGATAATAAGCAATCATTATTGGCATTGCTTCCTATTCCGCCGCAAACAAAGCGTTTCATCAGGCTGCCCGACCATAAGGGCGAGATTAGATTTATCTCGCTTGAAAATGTGCTTAGGATGTTTATCTCGCTTATCTTCCCGCTTTATGATTTAAAAGGCGAGGGGATATTCCGCATCATCCGTGATAGCGAGCTAGAGGTTGAAGAAAAAGCGGAAGATCTAGTACTTGTGTTTGAAAGTGCGCTTAAGCGTCGCCGCCGCGGTAATGTTGTACGCCTTGAAGTCAATAAAGGTATGCCAAAGAACCTTCGCCGTATCATTCAAAAAGAACTTGAAGTCAATAAAGAAGACATCATGGAAGTGGACGGTGTACTTGGCCTTGCGGAACTGAGTGATTTGATCGTTGAAGATAGAAAAGACCTTACCTTTAAACCGTTTAGCCCACGTTTTCCGCAACGGGTGAAAGATTTTAACGGTGATATCTTTGCGGCCATTAATCAAAAGGATTTTGTGGTTCACCACCCGTTTGAAAGCTTTGATGTGGTGGTTAGCTTTATTCAGCAGGCTGCCGCAGATGATAAAGTGCTGGCGATTAAACAAACACTATATAGAACCGGTGATAATAGTCCGATTGTTAAAGCGCTGATTAAGGCCGCTGAGGCTGGGAAATCAGTAACAGCACTTGTGGAACTTAAGGCCAGATTTGATGAAGCCCGCAACATTAAATGGGCGCAGGATATGGAACGCGCAGGTGTTCAGGTTGTCTTTGGTTTCTTAGAACTTAAAACCCATGCGAAAATTTCTGTTGTGATCAGGCAGGAAGATGACGGATTGAAGTCATATTTGCATTGGGGGACAGGAAATTATCATCCGCAAACAGCAAAGGTTTATACGGATATATCATTCTTTACTGACAGCAAATCGCTAGGGCATGATGCGGTTCATATTTTCAATTATTTAACCGGAAATATGAAACCGGAAAACCTGAAGAAAATTGCAATATCCCCATATGGAATTCGTAATCATTTGATGGAATTGATTGATAAAGAAATTGAATTTGCAGGCGAAGGAAAACCAGCAAGCATTTGGGTGAAGCTTAATGCGCTCGTTGATCCGATCATCATTGATAAATTATATGAAGCATCAATGGCAGGGGTTCAAATTGACATGGTAGTTCGTGGCATTTGTTGTTTAAGGCCGGGCGTTAAGGGACTTTCTGAAAATATTCGCGTAAAATCTATTGTTGGTCGTTTCCTTGAACATGCTCGTATTGCTTGTTTTGGTAATGGTCATGCGCTGCCATCACCGGAAGCAAAGGTATTTATTTCATCCGCGGATTGGATGCCGAGAAACTTTGACAGACGTGTTGAAGTATTGGTGCCGCTTGAAAATCCAACAGTTCACTCGCAAGCTTTGGACCAAATTATGGTTTCGAATATGAAGGATACGGTTCAAAGCTGGCAACTTGATAGCGATGGCCATTATGAAAAAGTCGAACAAGACGAAGAGGCGCTATCCGCACATGAATATTTCATGACAAACCCGAGCCTTTCAGGGGTAGGCACGGTTAATAAAGAAGACAAAGACTAAGACTAAAATATAAGGGAAAAGGGCATTGAGTAAGTTTGCCATTATCGATATCGGTTCCAATACCGTTAGGCTTGTGGTTTATGAAAACCGCGAACGTGCACCATATGTGATTTTTAATGAAAAGGTATTCTGTGGCCTTGGCCGTGGTGTGACGGATACAGGTAATATGATTGATGATGCCATGGATTTGGCGGCAATCACGCTTAAACGTTTTGCTATGCTGATTGACAAGATGGGCATTAATGACCCACGTATTGTTGCCACATCGGCAGTCAGGGATGCGGACAATGGTCCTGCATTTGTTGAACGGATCAAGGAATATACCGGATTAACGATCGAGGTAATTCAAGGCGTTGAAGAAGCAAGGCTTTCTGCAAACGGTGTTATTTGCGCACTTCCGCATGCGGACGGTGTTATTGCCGACCTTGGTGGTGGTAGTTTGGAACTTGCGACCATTAAAAACCGTGTCGTTGAAAATGAATGTACGCTTCCCATCGGGCCGCTCAGGCTTCAGGATCAGACAGGACACTGGTTTGATCATCCAAAACGTAGGGTTAAAAAGAATTTGGCCACTATTGAATGGTTAGATGCGAATAAAGGGCGCAAATTTTATGCGGTTGGTGGTGCATGGCGATCTCTCGCGCGTATTCATATGGATATGATCGATTACCCGCATGTGAATATGCATAATTATATTATGCCTGTGAATGAGGTCATGTCTCTGGCGAAGAAAATCTCTAAAATGAGCCTCGTGGAAGTTTATCAGTACCGTGGTCTTATTTCAGAAAAACGCGCGAGAATTATTTCGCTTGCGTCATTGTCGCTTTATCATCTTTTAAAAACATTAAAACCATCAAAATTCGTTGTTTCCGCCTTTGGTATCCGTGAAGGTGTTCTTTATGATGGAATGAGTGACGAAGTCAGAAGCCAAGATCCGCTAATCGTTGGTTGTCATCAGGTGGCGGAAATGACAGGGCGTTTCCCGGAACACGGCGAAAGATTATATAACTGGATTGATCCGTTATTTGACGGGGAAAGCGACGAACAAAAAAGATTACGCCTTGCCATTTGTATCTTAAGCGATGTGGGGTGGCGCGGGCATCCTGAATACCGTGCGGATAAGGTTGTTGGTGAAATCCTATATGGCAGATTAGGGGGCATTAGTCATTGGGGCGTAGGGCTTATTTCAATGGCGTTATACACTTGTTATGGCGGTTCCCGTCAATATAGTGATCAGGTTGAAACTGCGGCGTCCCTAATCAGTCGTCATGACCTTGCTTACGCGAAGAAAATTGGTCTTGCCTTAAGGCTTGCACAGCGTCTTTCTGCTGGAACGGAGAGGGGGTTGAAATTGGCCAAGCTTGAGATGAGCGAAGATGAATTGATCTTTAAAGTGAATAAAGAAAAACGCGATATCATTAATGATGTCGTGGTGAAACGTTTGGAATCGCTGGCGCGGCTATGTGATTTAGACGCAAAAATTAAAAATATATAAGGTATTATTAACTTTCATTTACTATAGTCCCTCAAGATACATGCGGTAAGTATACGGATTTTTCCTGTCCGTAAGTAATTAAGGAACTTTTGGTAAGTGTTATCCAGGTATATTTTAACTTTTTTTGTGGGGCTTCAATTTATATTTTGCGCCGGCTTTTCGGCTGCGCAAGATATTGATCCTGCAATGGTTTTGTTAAAAAAATTATCGGAAGGTGAATACTCGACAGTTCAAGAGCGTCGTGATGATTTAATTCAGGAATTAAATCAAACAACATATGCGAAAGACCGAATTGAGCTTCTCAAAATCATTCTGATTTATGATGCAGAATCCGATAATATCACTGCGATGGATGAGCATCTGGCTATGCTGCGTGAAGCAGGTGAACTTGTAAACGATCAATCAGCCCTTGTTATTGCCGATATTTTTCAAATTTATAGTGAATATTTCAAAGATTTTCTGAATGCACCAACCATAGAATTACTTAATAATTTAAGTGACCGTAGAGCAAGTTTAAATGACACTAATTTGGATATTTTATATCACAATGCTTTATCGATCATTTTGGCATTTAACGGTGATTACGCGGCATCATTAAACGAAATAAATCTATCATTAACGTTAGATCCTCAAGGCAGGTTTGGTGAGGTTTTAGAACTTTTTACTTACTGGACCTTAAGCTATATTCATGTTGAGCTTGTGAATGATGAAAATGCCATTGAGTATTATACAAGGGCATTTGATTTTGCTATTGAAAGAGATCTTCCGGTTGATGTCATCATAACCACATACAATGTGGGTATGGTGCTTTTTGATATCTTTAAAACGGATTTAGCAAAAAATTATTATGCGTTTTATAAACAAATTGCCCAGGAAAACGGCGATGAAGCAGCTGAAATGGATGCATATTATAGTCTGGCAAGTATCGAGCATCAGTTAGGTAATTTTGAATTATCAGAAGAATACATCGGGCTATTTGGTGATTATCTTCCAAAAAATTCCTGGCATCATATTAATTTAACGCAAATATCCGCTCTGAATTTAGCGTCCTTGGGTTTTATTGAAGAAGCGCAGCAAAAAATTGACGAAGTAAATTCATATCTTGCGAATAATCCAGATAGGGTTGATTTAAAACAGTTAAGGGCCTTGAAACGTGCCGAAGCAGAAATTCTTTTTCAACAGGGTGAAGTCGAAAAAGCCATTCAATTGATTGGAAAAAATCAAACAGACCTTCAAAGAATGTTTAACCATAACCTTTCTTATGAAATTGCAAATGGTTTACTACAATTAGAAGAGGGCTTAAGAGGAAGAGAAAATCGCGCTGCAATTCAACAAGCAGAATTAAAGCAACAACGTTTTATCATAATAGCGTCTGTATCTTTTGTTATGATGATCTTAATTGCGGCATTTATGCAATATCGTGCAACCAGAAAATTGAAACTTGCCAATATTCAAATTGAACGAGAAAGCCAGCATAAATCAGATTTCCTTGCGAATATGTCCCATGAATTAAGAACGCCGTTAAATGCGGTGATCGGGTATTCAGACCTATTGATGCTGGATAGATCGGAAAACTTGTCCACTGAAAAGAAACATGAATATTTAAACGATATTAAAGGCAGTGGCATTCATCTTCTTAATTTAATTAATGATATTCTTGATTTATCAAAAATCGCCGCAGGAAAGCTTGAATTAAATGAGACATCTGTTGATTTAAATGAGCTATTAAATGATATTCATATGATGCTTTGGCCGGGTCTTAATGGAAAAGATCAGCAATGCGAAATTAATATCGATGATAATATTCCAAATTTATATGCGGATTATATGCTCGTTAAACAGATTTTGATTAATCTGATATCCAACGCATCACGTTATAGCGATAAAAGTAGTTTGATTAAGGTAAACGTTCAATTATCAGATGATAATCAAATTAGTCTAGAAGTGAATGATAATGGATATGGTATGGATGACGCACAATTAGAAGTCGCCTTGAAACCATTCATGCAAACACAAACCAGTTATGTAAAAAGTGAAAACAGCACAGGTCTTGGTTTGCCAATTGTTGTTGAATTATCAAGCTTGCATGATGCTGAATTTGATATTCATTCAGAATTGGGTGTAGGAACAAGCGTAAGTATCATTTTCCCGAAATCAAGAACGCTAAACTAATCAGATGCTCTGCTCGGTACCCAGCAGTAACCATCGGGATCAAGAATATAACACTCTCTTAAACCATGGGGCTTGTCGGCGGTTCCGGAAAGTATGGTATATCCGGCGTCACGGGCACGTTTTTCTGCCTCATCAGGATCGAGGTCATATAACCTAAGCTCAATGCCTTGACCGCGGCCCTCTACATCTTTAACAAAGCCTTGAAGCGGGTTGCTATGGTATGTTTCATCCGCATGAAGCATCCATACGGCATTTCCCTGCATTAACACGGCGAAACCCTCGCTGGTGTTTAGTACTCTTGCCATAAGGATATCTTTGGAAAATTTGATCGTGGCGTCTACATCACTGACCAGCAGATTTACGCCAAACCCACGTAACGATTGTCCAAATTCAACTGGATCAAGATCATCAGAAGCCATCATTGAACCTCCTGTTTCTTGTGCGCTTGCCATTTCTGTTGCTCCTGCGAGTGCCATTGCAGTTCCTGCGCCGGCTTTAAGTACCGTACGTCTTGAATAATCATTTTTCATGTGGATTTATACTCTTATCTTTTATTATTCACCTGATGCATGTCTATACCAGAAAATAAGTACGCGTGCACCATTTGTTGATACAACGCCTGTTCCGCTCCATCCACTTGGTAAGACTACAACTTTTCCTTCGCCATAAATTTGTGCGTTACCATCACGGTTTACGAATGTCATGTTGCCTTCTAATACATAAATCATTTCATCATATCCAAGGTCGGCAAACGGAACCTGACCGGGCTGTGCTTCCCAAACATCGACGCCGTATTTGTCATCTGTTGTGCGGTAAAACTCATGGTCACGGGCGATGATATCGCTTACATCCGGATCAAATGGTCTAAATTCTGCAAAGCGCTTGCCTGCGAGTGTGTCACGGTCAAGTAATACGATTTCTGTGTTATCAGCAATGCCAAGGTCATCATTGGTATAGTTCGAATAAATCATCTTTAGACCGCCCTGTGGGACAGTGAATGTGCCGCTCCATCCCTTTGGGATGACAATGCCTTCACCAGCAGAATAGGCAATTGGAACCTTGCCAGGTGCATTTAACATTGCGCTGCCTTCGAGGATATAAATGATTTCAGTAATCGGGAAATTATCAATTTCAACACTGCCGGTTTTACTTTCCCAGATGCCAGCGGAGTATCCACCATCTGAACTTTTGTAAAAAACATTCTCACGCACCATAAGGTCACTTATTTCAGAATTATATGGGGCAAAATCGCCAAGTGTTTCACCAGCAAGCACACTATTTGGAATTCTAAGTTGTACGATATCATTTTCCTGCGCATAGGATATCATACTGCTGCTCAATAAAAAGGCGAGGGCACAAATACTTCTGATGAAGAAATTTAATTTTGTTAAGTGTGTAAATATATTGAACATAATAGCTTTTCTCCCAACGTGTGATGTTTATTAGTGTCACTCCCTCAAATGACGATATAACAGGATGACACAAATCCGGCGAAATATCAAATGCAACCGAAACAAGAAAAACGAAATTCTATTTATGTTCAAGGGCTTCTGTTTTCCTGTTAAAATTGACCGCTTACTATAAAGGACATAAAAGTTCCTCGTCTTCTGTTTGTTGTTTCAAACCCTGTTGGTAATGTTGCCCTTGACGGGTTGTAAAAGCTGCGCTCCCTGATTTCTTTCATTTTCCCTATGCCGTTTACTTCAAACCTTACGAGAAGTCCTTCGAAATATGATGTTTCAATAAAGGCATCCCATTTTGATTGTGTTCTTAAGTGATCGATTTCGGTAACATAGAAATACTCCACATCCCTACGTGCAGAAAAACCAAATCCCCATGCAAGTTTGTGTTCAGTAAGATTTTGTCTAAAGTTAATTTCAATCTTCGGTGCTGAAATATTGGTTAGTTTCCTGTTTTCATTGGTAACAGGGTCTAGAAGGTCGGATGCTCTATCCTCAGCAATAATTTTAATTTGAGCGCCCTTTAAAAGATTTGTTACGGGAACGGTTAAGGCGGCATTATAACCCCAAAGACGTGCGTTTCCAGCATTACCTATGCCTTGAATGCCGTTGGGTTGTAATATGAATTCCAATACATCATTCTTCCATTCATGAAATACTTCAATATTGATACTTCCGGCATCTGAATATAGGTAACTGGATTGTAAACTAAGACGTGTTGTTTTGTCGGGTTGTAATTCGGGGTTGCCGCTGGTTACCC encodes:
- a CDS encoding cupin domain-containing protein; protein product: MFNIFTHLTKLNFFIRSICALAFLLSSSMISYAQENDIVQLRIPNSVLAGETLGDFAPYNSEISDLMVRENVFYKSSDGGYSAGIWESKTGSVEIDNFPITEIIYILEGSAMLNAPGKVPIAYSAGEGIVIPKGWSGTFTVPQGGLKMIYSNYTNDDLGIADNTEIVLLDRDTLAGKRFAEFRPFDPDVSDIIARDHEFYRTTDDKYGVDVWEAQPGQVPFADLGYDEMIYVLEGNMTFVNRDGNAQIYGEGKVVVLPSGWSGTGVVSTNGARVLIFWYRHASGE